The Medicago truncatula cultivar Jemalong A17 chromosome 4, MtrunA17r5.0-ANR, whole genome shotgun sequence genome includes a region encoding these proteins:
- the LOC11411551 gene encoding protein trichome birefringence-like 35, with amino-acid sequence MQKMKWNKKKVPIFPFIVLLLLVFIAFSTLHNGSTIHKFHENPLHIHQEQASSTTYVKPNLPNHLKKSQEILDRYSRCNSTVGYSGRKIARRGGSKSSSNRRVSSESCDVFSGKWVFDNASYPLYNESDCPYMSDQLACNKHGRTDLGYQHWRWQPHDCDLKRWNVKEMWEKLRGKRLMFVGDSLNRGQWISMVCLLQSEIPADKRSMSPNAHLTIFRAEEYNATVEFLWAPLLAESNSDDPVNHRLDERIIRPDSVLKHASLWEHADILVFNTYLWWRQGPVKLLWTDEENGACEELDGRGAMELAMGAWADWVSSKVDPLKKRVFFVTMSPTHLWSREWNPESEGNCYGEKKPIDVESYWGSGSDLPTMSSVENILSSLNSKVSVLNVTQLSEYRKDGHPSIFRKFWEPLRPEQLSNPSSYSDCIHWCLPGVPDTWNELLFHFL; translated from the exons ATGCAGAAGATGAAATGGAACAAAAAGAAAGTTccaatttttccttttatcgtTCTTTTGTTATTAGTTTTCATAGCATTCTCAACTCTCCACAATGGTAGCACAATTCACAAATTCCATGAAAACCCACTTCACattcatcaagaacaagctTCTTCAACTACATATGTTAAACCTAATCTCCCTAATCACCTCAAGAAATCTCAAG agattttggATAGATATAGTAGATGCAACTCTACTGTAGGGTATAGTGGTCGGAAGATTGCTCGGCGCGGCGGTTCAAAGAGTTCGAGTAACCGGAGAGTGAGTTCAGAAAGCTGTGATGTTTTTTCAGGCAAATGGGTGTTTGATAATGCTTCATATCCATTGTACAATGAATCAGATTGTCCTTATATGTCTGATCAATTGGCTTGTAACAAGCATGGAAGAACTGATTTGGGGTATCAGCATTGGAGATGGCAACCACATGATTGTGATCTGAAGAG GTGGAATGTAAAAGAAATGTGGGAAAAATTGAGAGGAAAAAGGCTAATGTTTGTTGGAGATTCACTGAATAGAGGGCAATGGATATCTATGGTATGCTTGTTACAGTCAGAAATTCCTGCTGATAAGAGATCAATGTCACCAAATGCTCATCTCACCATTTTCAGAGCAGAG GAGTACAATGCAACAGTTGAATTCCTCTGGGCTCCACTTCTTGCTGAATCTAATTCCGACGATCCAGTGAATCACAGACTAGATGAACGGATAATTCGTCCTGATTCAGTTCTGAAGCATGCATCTCTCTGGGAGCATGCTGATATACTTGTTTTCAATACATACTTGTGGTGGAGACAAGGCCCAGTTAAGCTATT ATGGACTGATGAAGAAAATGGAGCTTGTGAAGAATTAGATGGGCGGGGAGCTATGGAGTTAGCCATGGGAGCATGGGCCGATTGGGTTTCTTCTAAAGTCGATCCGCTCAAGAAACGTGTCTTTTTTGTGACCATGTCTCCGACACATCTCTG GAGCCGAGAGTGGAATCCAGAAAGTGAAGGAAATTGTTACGGCGAGAAGAAACCTATTGATGTCGAGAGCTATTGGGGAAGTGGTTCTGATTTGCCAACAATGAGCTCTGTGGAGAACATCCTAAGCAGTttaaattcaaaagtttctGTCCTGAATGTTACTCAACTTTCTGAGTATCGAAAAGATGGTCATCCTTCAATTTTTCGCAAATTTTGGGAGCCTCTTCGCCCTGAACAATTGTCAAATCCTTCATCTTACTCTGATTGCATACATTGGTGCTTGCCGGGGGTACCTGATACCTGGAATGAGTTACTGTTCCACTTTTTATGA
- the LOC11414531 gene encoding protein trichome birefringence-like 34 — MQMAIKEHQILVLHTNLGIRITFHSLVAFLTTILVVTAIYLTQEGGQWSLEKTITSESMSKCNLFDGEWVFDNESYPLYKEQQCKFMSDQLACEKFGREDLSYQNWRWKPHQCDLPRFNATTLLERLRNKRLVFVGDSLNRGQWVSMVCLVESSIPSSLKSMQTIANGSLNIFKAKEYNATIEFYWAPLLVESNSDDPVNHKVPDRTVRVQAIEKHAKYWTDADIIVFNTFLWWRRKAMNVLWGSFGSPNGVYKKVAMVRVYEMALRTWSDWLEVHINRNKTQLFFVSMSPTHQRAHEWGGAKGENCYKERDQIKEEGYSGNGSVPKMMQVVENVLQDLKRRGLNVQLLNITQLSEYRKEGHPSIYRKQWEPLTEEQISNPKSYADCIHWCLPGVPDTWNELLYAYIFHR; from the exons ATGCAAATGGCAATTAAGGAACACCAAATACTAGTGTTACACACCAATTTGGGAATCAGAATCACTTTTCATTCTCTTGTAGCATTTTTAACAACTATTCTAGTTGTCACTGCCATATATCTAACACAAGAAGGAGGACAATGGTCTCTTGAAAAGACTATCACTTCTGAATCAATGTCAAAATGTAACTTGTTCGATGGTGAGTGGGTTTTTGACAATGAATCTTATCCACTCTACAAAGAACAACAGTGCAAGTTCATGTCTGATCAACTGGCTTGTGAGAAGTTTGGAAGGGAGGATCTTAGCTACCAGAATTGGAGGTGGAAGCCTCATCAATGTGACCTACCAAG GTTCAATGCCACAACATTGCTTGAAAGGCTAAGGAACAAGAGGCTTGTGTTTGTTGGGGATTCACTCAACAGAGGACAATGGGTTTCAATGGTTTGCCTTGTTGAATCTTCAATTCCCTCAAGTCTCAAATCCATGCAAACCATTGCCAATGGTTCACTCAACATTTTCAAGGCCAAA GAATACAATGCAACCATCGAGTTCTATTGGGCCCCATTACTTGTAGAATCAAATTCAGATGATCCAGTGAACCATAAGGTGCCAGATAGGACTGTGAGAGTTCAAGCCATTGAGAAACATGCTAAGTATTGGACTGATGCTGATATTATAGTCTTCAACACATTCCTTTGGTGGAGAAGGAAAGCAATGAATGTTTT GTGGGGGTCATTTGGAAGCCCTAATGGAGTATACAAAAAGGTAGCAATGGTTAGAGTCTATGAAATGGCCTTGAGAACATGGTCTGATTGGTTGGAAGTCCATATTAATCGTAACAAGACccaattgttttttgtttctatgtCACCTACTCACCAAAG GGCTCATGAATGGGGAGGAGCAAAGGGTGAAAATTGTTACAAAGAAAGAGATCAAATTAAAGAAGAGGGATATAGTGGAAATGGTTCTGTTCCTAAAATGATGCAAGTGGTGGAAAATGTTCTACAAGATTTGAAAAGAAGAGGTTTGAATGTTCAATTGCTTAACATAACACAACTCTCAGAGTACAGAAAAGAAGGTCATCCATCTATCTATAGGAAGCAATGGGAGCCTCTAACAGAAGAGCAAATATCAAATCCAAAATCTTATGCAGATTGCATACATTGGTGTCTCCCTGGTGTGCCTGATACTTGGAATGAGCTTCTTTATGCCTATATTTTCCATAGATGA